Proteins encoded together in one Microbacterium sp. zg-Y625 window:
- the rimM gene encoding ribosome maturation factor RimM (Essential for efficient processing of 16S rRNA) has translation MSEPKTPRAQLRVGRLVKAHGLKGALKLELYTDDPDGRFVPGAAFTLQVPEASPWHGKTITVREFRWMNSHPVVFFDGVDDREGAETLVRAILWIDQDDTDEASEPDAWYDHQLVGLDVVRDEQVVGRVVRVDHLPAQDLLIIRPVGDDDEREILVPFVKAIVPEVDVAAGRVIVTPPAGLFEELPKEPEQESSEQESSEQESSEEDAADHRSSADDAAPHADAPEAPRAED, from the coding sequence ATGTCCGAACCGAAGACCCCGCGTGCCCAGCTGCGCGTCGGGCGCCTGGTCAAGGCGCACGGCCTCAAGGGCGCGCTGAAGCTCGAGCTGTACACCGACGACCCGGACGGACGCTTCGTCCCCGGGGCGGCGTTCACACTGCAGGTGCCCGAGGCCTCGCCCTGGCACGGCAAGACCATCACCGTTCGCGAATTCCGGTGGATGAACTCGCACCCCGTCGTCTTCTTCGACGGCGTGGACGACCGCGAGGGCGCCGAGACGCTGGTGCGCGCGATCCTGTGGATCGACCAGGACGACACCGATGAGGCATCCGAGCCGGATGCCTGGTACGACCACCAGCTGGTCGGACTCGACGTCGTCCGCGACGAGCAGGTCGTCGGCCGCGTCGTGCGCGTGGATCACCTCCCCGCGCAGGACCTGCTGATCATCCGCCCGGTCGGCGACGACGACGAGCGCGAGATCCTCGTTCCGTTCGTCAAGGCGATCGTCCCCGAGGTCGATGTCGCGGCGGGTCGCGTCATCGTGACCCCGCCGGCGGGACTGTTCGAGGAGCTGCCGAAGGAGCCCGAACAGGAGTCCTCCGAGCAGGAGTCCTCCGAGCAGGAGTCCTCCGAGGAGGATGCCGCGGACCACCGCTCATCGGCCGACGATGCCGCGCCCCACGCGGACGCCCCCGAGGCCCCGCGCGCCGAGGACTGA
- the ftsY gene encoding signal recognition particle-docking protein FtsY translates to MAENSWSLGRALRGMFVKPTIDENTWEDLETALLTADFGPDITERIVEELQEKVERYRTTDPRDLQRMLRETLEEHFAKFDTTLRLTERPAVVLVVGVNGVGKTTTIGKFAKFLQRYGRSVVVGAADTFRAAAVDQLATWAERGGAAIVRPQQEGQDPASVAFQTIEYAKRTGTEIVLVDTAGRLHTKGGLMDELTKIRRVIEKQAPISEVLLVLDATTGQNGVMQAEAFLQHAGVTGLVLTKLDGSAKGGFVLAVQERTGIPVKLLGQGEGINDLTGFTPHVFAASLVE, encoded by the coding sequence ATGGCGGAGAACTCCTGGTCGCTCGGCCGCGCACTGCGCGGCATGTTCGTCAAACCCACGATCGACGAGAACACCTGGGAGGACCTGGAGACGGCGCTGCTGACCGCGGACTTCGGTCCCGACATCACCGAGCGCATCGTCGAGGAGCTGCAGGAGAAGGTCGAGCGCTACCGCACGACCGATCCGCGCGACCTGCAGCGGATGCTGCGGGAGACGCTCGAGGAGCACTTCGCGAAGTTCGACACCACCCTGCGCCTCACCGAGCGCCCCGCGGTGGTGCTCGTGGTCGGCGTCAACGGGGTCGGCAAGACGACGACGATCGGCAAGTTCGCGAAGTTCCTGCAGCGGTATGGGCGATCGGTGGTCGTCGGTGCAGCCGACACGTTCCGCGCCGCAGCGGTGGATCAGCTGGCCACCTGGGCCGAGCGTGGCGGTGCGGCGATCGTGCGCCCCCAGCAGGAGGGCCAGGATCCGGCATCCGTCGCCTTCCAGACGATCGAGTACGCCAAGCGCACCGGCACCGAGATCGTGCTGGTCGACACCGCCGGGCGGCTCCACACCAAGGGCGGGCTCATGGACGAGCTCACCAAGATCCGCCGGGTCATCGAGAAGCAGGCGCCCATCAGCGAAGTGCTGCTCGTGCTGGATGCCACGACCGGCCAGAACGGCGTCATGCAGGCGGAAGCGTTCCTGCAGCACGCGGGGGTCACCGGGCTCGTGCTCACCAAGCTCGACGGCTCCGCCAAGGGCGGATTCGTTCTCGCGGTGCAGGAGCGCACCGGCATCCCGGTCAAGCTGCTCGGGCAGGGTGAGGGCATCAACGACCTCACCGGTTTCACGCCGCACGTCTTCGCCGCATCGCTGGTCGAGTGA
- a CDS encoding DUF2004 domain-containing protein: MAIEHDYFGLLETGPDGSIFWSENVEFADQIVTVDLTAPDQDDVSPAALDIAAAMITALESIDLTARNAMVTELDDRTSEVTEYILQQQDRMGDRIEEYLVDISGDVHVDVIRSLQLMSMTILADEHGGKDPFAVLEYALDPDATDDVLLVNLASDGEVQSVTSAE, from the coding sequence ATGGCGATCGAGCACGACTACTTCGGACTCTTGGAGACCGGCCCCGACGGGTCGATCTTCTGGTCGGAGAACGTCGAGTTCGCCGACCAGATCGTCACCGTGGACCTCACGGCGCCGGATCAGGACGACGTCTCGCCGGCGGCGCTCGACATCGCCGCAGCGATGATCACCGCCCTCGAGAGCATCGACCTCACCGCCCGCAACGCGATGGTCACCGAGCTCGACGACCGCACCAGCGAGGTGACCGAGTACATCCTGCAGCAGCAGGACCGCATGGGGGACCGCATCGAGGAGTACCTCGTCGACATCTCCGGCGACGTGCACGTGGACGTGATCCGCTCGCTGCAGTTGATGAGCATGACGATCCTCGCCGACGAGCACGGCGGCAAGGACCCGTTCGCGGTGCTGGAATACGCCCTCGACCCGGACGCCACCGACGACGTGCTGCTGGTGAACCTCGCCTCCGACGGCGAAGTGCAGTCCGTCACCAGCGCCGAGTGA
- the ffh gene encoding signal recognition particle protein: MATFGTLSDRLTETFRNLRTKGKLTAADVDGTVREIRRALLDADVALPVVKEFTAKVRERALGDEVNRALNPAQQVVQIVNEELIAILGGQQRRLQFAKNPPTVIMLAGLQGSGKTTFAGKLAKQLEKEGHTPLLVAADLQRPNAVNQLQVVAQQAGAAIYAPEPGNGVGNPVQVARDGVETARRQLHDVVIIDTAGRLGVDADLMKQASDIRKATDPDEVLFVIDAMIGQDAVNTAKAFQEGVDFTGVVLSKLDGDARGGAALSVASVTGRPIIYASTGEGLDDLEAFHPDRMASRILDLGDILTLIEQAQQAFDEEEAQKVAEKFATDSFTLEDFLEQMQQLKKMGSMKKMLGMLPGMGQMKQQLEDFDEKEIDRTEAIIRSMTPAERRNPKVLNGSRRLRIARGSGMTVTDVNQLVQRFDQAAKMMKTVARGGVPNIPGMGPVGGKPGASSKRGKQQKKKAVSRSGNPAKRAAEAAGLAAATAPTGSGFGLGAAQAPPTEADLAEIQKLFGKS, translated from the coding sequence ATGGCTACCTTCGGCACGCTCTCAGATCGTCTCACAGAGACCTTCCGCAACCTCCGCACCAAGGGCAAGCTCACTGCCGCCGACGTCGACGGGACGGTACGAGAGATCCGTCGCGCGCTTCTCGACGCCGACGTGGCGCTGCCGGTCGTCAAGGAGTTCACCGCCAAGGTGCGGGAGCGGGCGCTCGGCGACGAAGTCAACCGTGCGCTGAACCCCGCGCAGCAGGTGGTGCAGATCGTCAACGAGGAGCTCATCGCGATTCTCGGTGGACAGCAGCGTCGGCTGCAGTTCGCCAAGAACCCGCCGACGGTCATCATGCTCGCGGGCCTGCAGGGGTCGGGCAAGACCACGTTCGCCGGCAAGCTCGCCAAGCAGCTCGAGAAGGAGGGTCACACGCCCCTCCTCGTCGCAGCCGACCTCCAGCGCCCGAACGCCGTGAACCAGCTGCAGGTCGTCGCCCAGCAGGCCGGTGCGGCGATCTATGCCCCCGAGCCCGGCAACGGCGTGGGCAACCCGGTGCAGGTCGCCCGCGACGGCGTCGAGACCGCCCGGCGCCAGCTGCACGACGTCGTCATCATCGACACCGCCGGACGCCTGGGCGTCGACGCCGACCTGATGAAGCAGGCATCCGACATCCGCAAGGCGACGGACCCCGACGAGGTGCTCTTCGTCATCGACGCCATGATCGGTCAGGACGCCGTCAACACGGCCAAGGCCTTCCAGGAGGGCGTCGACTTCACCGGCGTCGTGCTGTCCAAGCTCGACGGCGACGCCCGCGGTGGCGCCGCACTGTCGGTGGCATCCGTCACCGGACGCCCCATCATCTACGCGTCCACGGGTGAGGGCCTCGACGACCTCGAAGCCTTCCACCCCGACCGCATGGCCAGCCGCATCCTGGACCTCGGTGACATCCTCACCCTGATCGAGCAGGCCCAGCAGGCGTTCGACGAGGAAGAGGCGCAGAAGGTCGCGGAGAAGTTCGCGACCGACAGCTTCACCCTCGAGGACTTCCTCGAGCAGATGCAGCAGCTCAAGAAGATGGGCTCGATGAAGAAGATGCTCGGCATGCTGCCGGGCATGGGCCAGATGAAGCAGCAGCTCGAGGACTTCGACGAGAAGGAGATCGACCGCACCGAGGCGATCATCCGGTCGATGACGCCCGCCGAGCGGCGCAACCCCAAGGTTCTCAACGGCTCGCGCCGGCTGCGCATCGCGCGCGGTTCCGGAATGACGGTCACCGACGTCAACCAGCTCGTGCAGCGCTTCGATCAGGCCGCGAAGATGATGAAGACCGTCGCGCGCGGCGGCGTGCCCAACATCCCGGGCATGGGGCCGGTCGGCGGCAAGCCGGGCGCATCCAGCAAGCGCGGCAAGCAGCAGAAGAAGAAGGCCGTGTCGCGGTCGGGCAACCCGGCCAAGCGCGCCGCGGAGGCCGCCGGTCTGGCAGCGGCCACCGCGCCCACCGGGTCGGGCTTCGGCCTGGGCGCGGCGCAGGCTCCGCCGACCGAGGCGGATCTCGCCGAGATCCAGAAGCTCTTCGGCAAGAGCTGA
- the map gene encoding type I methionyl aminopeptidase: MIELRTPAEIDAMRPAGRFVAEALATLRDETKVGTNLLAIDRRAHDMIRRAGAESCYIDYHPSFGASPFGKVICTSVNDAVLHGLPHDYALRDGDLVTLDFAVAVDGWVADSAVSFVVGTPRDEDLALIDTTERALDAAIAAATVGNRVGDISHAVAEVAHGDGYSINTDFGGHGVGRTMHGDPHVPNDGKPGRGYPLRAGLVLALEPWFLQTTDKLVTDPDGWTLRSADGSRGAHSEHTIAITADGPIVLTDRSFLGVD, translated from the coding sequence ATGATCGAGCTGCGCACGCCTGCCGAGATCGACGCGATGCGACCGGCAGGCCGGTTCGTCGCCGAGGCCCTGGCGACCCTGCGCGACGAGACGAAGGTGGGCACCAACCTGCTCGCGATCGACCGCCGCGCCCACGACATGATCCGCCGCGCGGGAGCCGAGTCCTGCTACATCGACTACCACCCGTCCTTCGGGGCAAGCCCCTTCGGCAAGGTCATCTGCACCTCGGTCAACGACGCCGTGCTGCACGGCCTCCCCCACGACTACGCCCTCCGCGACGGCGACCTGGTCACGCTGGACTTCGCGGTCGCCGTCGACGGCTGGGTCGCCGACTCGGCGGTCTCTTTCGTCGTGGGCACCCCCCGCGACGAGGACCTCGCCCTCATCGACACCACGGAACGCGCCCTGGATGCCGCGATCGCCGCCGCCACGGTCGGCAACCGGGTCGGCGACATCTCGCACGCCGTCGCCGAAGTCGCCCACGGCGACGGTTACTCGATCAACACCGACTTCGGCGGTCACGGCGTGGGGCGCACCATGCACGGTGATCCGCACGTCCCCAACGACGGCAAGCCCGGCCGCGGCTACCCGCTGCGGGCGGGGCTCGTGCTGGCGCTCGAGCCCTGGTTCCTCCAGACCACAGACAAACTCGTCACCGACCCCGACGGCTGGACGCTGCGCAGCGCCGACGGCTCGCGGGGCGCCCACTCCGAGCACACCATCGCCATCACCGCCGACGGCCCGATCGTGCTGACCGATCGGTCGTTCCTCGGCGTCGACTGA
- a CDS encoding TetR family transcriptional regulator produces the protein MNRVGRPKASSRDTLAEAACELFLEQGYDATSVADITTRAGVSRSSFFNYFSSKADVLWSGLDARLDAATTALRASVPVREALTAIGDDFRPDHLALAIAHEAAMGLAAELNRERAARQLRLARAVAERLHRDGCEGLVGEVAGSAYAGAVFAAVWAWAQGGPGGSALAPLLHAALALVPSPGPVRQLRLVVRAEQFAEALEFYRDVVGMPQAEAYEAEGGARVAILDAGRATLELANPAQVEHIDAVETDGDAPSDRLRIGFEVADADAAASALTAAGAELQASARVTPWGSRNARLRAPAGLQVTLFQEPTA, from the coding sequence ATGAATCGGGTGGGTAGACCCAAGGCCTCGTCGCGGGACACGCTGGCCGAGGCGGCGTGCGAGCTCTTCCTCGAGCAGGGGTACGACGCGACGTCGGTGGCCGACATCACCACGCGCGCCGGAGTGAGCAGGTCCAGCTTCTTCAACTACTTCTCGTCCAAGGCCGATGTGCTGTGGTCGGGACTCGACGCGCGGTTGGATGCCGCGACGACCGCACTGCGCGCATCCGTGCCGGTGCGCGAGGCGCTGACGGCCATCGGCGACGACTTCAGGCCCGACCACCTCGCGTTGGCAATCGCCCACGAAGCGGCGATGGGGCTGGCGGCGGAGCTGAACCGAGAACGCGCGGCGCGTCAGCTGCGCCTGGCGCGCGCGGTCGCCGAGCGCCTGCACCGCGACGGCTGCGAAGGGCTGGTGGGGGAGGTGGCCGGCAGTGCGTACGCCGGCGCCGTCTTCGCCGCCGTCTGGGCGTGGGCGCAGGGCGGCCCCGGCGGGTCGGCCCTCGCGCCGCTGCTGCACGCCGCACTCGCGCTCGTTCCCTCGCCCGGCCCGGTGCGGCAGCTGCGCCTCGTGGTGCGCGCCGAACAGTTCGCCGAGGCTCTGGAGTTCTACCGCGACGTCGTCGGGATGCCGCAGGCGGAGGCCTATGAAGCCGAGGGTGGCGCGCGGGTCGCGATCCTCGACGCGGGTCGGGCGACGCTGGAGCTGGCCAACCCCGCTCAGGTCGAGCACATCGACGCCGTCGAGACCGACGGTGACGCTCCGAGCGACCGGCTGCGGATCGGCTTCGAGGTCGCGGATGCGGATGCCGCGGCATCCGCCCTCACCGCCGCAGGGGCGGAGCTGCAGGCATCCGCTCGCGTCACACCCTGGGGTTCCCGCAACGCCCGGCTGCGCGCGCCCGCGGGGCTGCAGGTCACCCTGTTCCAGGAGCCGACCGCCTAG
- the rpsP gene encoding 30S ribosomal protein S16 encodes MAVKIRLKRLGKIRAPYYRIVVADSRTKRDGRVIEEIGKYHPTEEPSFIEVDSERAQYWLSVGAQPTEQVAALLKLTGDWGQFKGDKNAVSTVKVAAPKEPFQLDAAKKSVVKAKAEKKADAPAAAEATSDEAPASTDAE; translated from the coding sequence GTGGCTGTCAAGATCCGTCTCAAGCGGCTCGGCAAGATCCGTGCCCCGTACTACCGCATCGTCGTCGCCGACTCGCGCACCAAGCGCGACGGCCGCGTGATCGAGGAGATCGGCAAGTACCACCCGACCGAGGAGCCCTCGTTCATCGAGGTCGACTCCGAGCGCGCGCAGTACTGGCTCTCCGTGGGCGCCCAGCCCACCGAGCAGGTCGCGGCGCTGCTCAAGCTGACCGGCGACTGGGGTCAGTTCAAGGGCGACAAGAACGCCGTCTCGACCGTGAAGGTCGCCGCGCCGAAGGAGCCGTTCCAGCTCGACGCCGCGAAGAAGTCCGTTGTGAAGGCGAAGGCGGAGAAGAAGGCCGACGCGCCTGCTGCCGCTGAGGCGACGTCCGACGAGGCACCCGCCTCGACCGACGCAGAGTAA
- the rplS gene encoding 50S ribosomal protein L19 gives MQILDAVDAASLRSDIPNFGPGDTVKVHVNITEGNRSRIQVFQGVVLGRSGDGVRETFTVRKISFQVGVERTFPVHSPVIDHIEVVTRGDVRRAKLYYLRNLRGKKAKIKEKRDR, from the coding sequence ATGCAGATCCTCGACGCCGTCGACGCAGCATCCCTGCGCTCCGACATCCCCAACTTCGGCCCCGGTGACACCGTCAAGGTGCACGTCAACATCACCGAGGGCAACCGCTCGCGTATCCAGGTCTTCCAGGGCGTCGTGCTCGGTCGCTCCGGAGACGGTGTGCGCGAGACCTTCACCGTCCGCAAGATCAGCTTCCAGGTGGGCGTGGAGCGTACCTTCCCCGTGCACAGCCCGGTGATCGACCACATCGAGGTCGTCACCCGCGGTGACGTGCGTCGCGCGAAGCTCTACTACCTGCGCAACCTGCGTGGCAAGAAGGCCAAGATCAAGGAGAAGCGCGACCGCTGA
- a CDS encoding MFS transporter permease: MWLRRAFFLWLLPAAFVLPLWLLVGWVAFDGGGWALLWMLFIALPSVLIVQLVLTLLVRARGTVRAQRAVSWWDVLGFSLWHLSVISLGFYASTWVAQAFASAAIAVGLFWLLLWQLWSEARPRVTLVRAGDGTAFIPPPERRDEPVAEPAVVVIEEKRTPPGV; the protein is encoded by the coding sequence ATGTGGCTGCGACGGGCGTTCTTTCTCTGGCTGCTGCCGGCCGCCTTCGTGCTGCCGCTGTGGCTGCTGGTCGGATGGGTCGCCTTCGACGGCGGCGGCTGGGCGCTGCTGTGGATGCTGTTCATCGCGCTGCCCAGCGTGCTGATCGTGCAACTGGTGCTGACGCTGCTGGTGCGCGCCCGCGGCACCGTCCGCGCCCAGCGCGCCGTGTCGTGGTGGGACGTGCTGGGATTCAGTCTCTGGCACCTCTCGGTCATCTCGCTGGGGTTCTACGCCTCGACCTGGGTGGCGCAGGCCTTCGCCTCGGCCGCCATCGCCGTGGGGCTGTTCTGGCTGCTGCTGTGGCAGCTGTGGTCGGAGGCGCGACCGCGGGTGACCCTGGTGCGCGCCGGCGACGGCACGGCCTTCATCCCGCCGCCGGAGCGCCGGGACGAGCCCGTGGCAGAGCCCGCTGTGGTCGTCATCGAGGAGAAGCGCACGCCTCCGGGCGTCTGA
- a CDS encoding RNA-binding protein, which yields MLAAALEHVVKGIVDHPDDVKVHTSTSPRGDVIEVRVHPDDRGRVIGRGGRTAKALRTVVSALADGRRVRVDVADD from the coding sequence TTGCTGGCCGCCGCGCTCGAGCACGTCGTCAAGGGGATCGTCGATCACCCGGACGATGTGAAAGTCCACACCTCCACGTCGCCTCGCGGTGACGTGATCGAGGTGCGCGTGCACCCCGACGACCGGGGTCGCGTCATCGGGCGCGGCGGACGCACGGCGAAGGCGCTGCGCACCGTCGTGTCGGCACTGGCCGACGGGCGCCGCGTACGCGTCGACGTCGCGGATGACTGA
- the trmD gene encoding tRNA (guanosine(37)-N1)-methyltransferase TrmD: MRIDVVTIFPAFFDVLEVSLLGRARGSGLLDVRVHDLRDHTHDRHRTVDDTPYGGGAGMVMKPEPWGEALDAIAAEATEAGIRPVFIFPSPAGERFTQATARELSTAPHLVFGCGRYEGIDERVFDYAATLGEVRLVSLGDYVLNGGEVAAMAMIEAIGRLVPGVVGNPESLVEESHEDGLLEYPSYTKPSSWRGRDVPPILLSGNHGAVATWRHEQQVERTRERRPDLLA; encoded by the coding sequence GTGCGCATCGACGTCGTCACGATCTTCCCGGCGTTCTTCGACGTGCTCGAGGTGTCGCTGCTGGGCAGAGCCCGCGGCAGCGGCCTGCTCGACGTGCGCGTGCACGACCTTCGTGATCACACGCACGACCGGCATCGCACCGTCGACGACACCCCCTACGGCGGCGGCGCCGGCATGGTGATGAAGCCGGAGCCCTGGGGCGAGGCACTGGATGCCATCGCCGCCGAAGCGACGGAAGCCGGCATCCGTCCCGTCTTCATCTTCCCGTCGCCGGCGGGGGAGCGGTTCACTCAGGCCACCGCCCGTGAGCTCTCGACCGCTCCGCACCTCGTCTTCGGGTGCGGTCGGTACGAAGGCATCGACGAGCGCGTGTTCGACTACGCCGCCACCCTCGGCGAGGTGCGACTGGTGAGCCTCGGCGACTACGTGCTCAACGGCGGTGAGGTCGCAGCGATGGCCATGATCGAGGCGATCGGCCGGCTCGTGCCCGGTGTCGTGGGCAACCCCGAGAGCCTCGTCGAGGAGTCGCACGAGGACGGGTTGCTCGAATACCCGTCGTACACGAAACCGTCGTCGTGGCGCGGCCGCGACGTGCCGCCGATCCTGTTGAGCGGCAACCACGGTGCCGTTGCGACCTGGCGGCACGAGCAGCAGGTCGAGCGCACACGGGAGCGTCGCCCCGACCTGCTCGCCTGA
- a CDS encoding glutamate--cysteine ligase, whose amino-acid sequence MTVPFATSARSSVGLEWELMLADGKTGDLAPRAPEVIEALADSTAHERFTVTGELLTNTLEVTSGVGSTVAAAVDDIADAIAAVRTVTDPMGLELLCAGSHPFAQWFEQGVTDKTRYHKLIERTQWWGRNMMIWGVHVHVGVDDVDKVLPIVNALATYLPHLQALSASSPFWAGESTGYASNRALVFQQLPTAGLPWPLQNWAEYESYLDDMAATGVMADATEVRWDVRPAPRWGTVEVRACDGMSTLPELAAVTALVQVLVEHFSRELDAGRELPILQPWFVRENKWRAARYGMDARLIVDRAGTQVPVAEHLRETLDRLADVAVELKCARELAGVDAILSGGASYARQLTVAEAAGGDLREVVQHLIREFRNGPTLREHLLTLAR is encoded by the coding sequence ATGACGGTGCCCTTCGCGACATCCGCCCGTTCCTCTGTCGGACTGGAATGGGAGCTGATGCTCGCCGACGGAAAGACGGGCGATCTGGCACCCAGGGCGCCCGAGGTCATCGAGGCCCTCGCGGATTCCACGGCGCATGAGCGCTTCACCGTGACCGGCGAACTGCTCACCAACACCCTCGAGGTGACAAGTGGCGTCGGCAGCACAGTGGCGGCCGCCGTCGACGACATCGCCGACGCGATCGCCGCCGTCCGCACGGTCACCGACCCGATGGGGCTGGAGCTGCTGTGCGCCGGCAGCCACCCGTTCGCACAGTGGTTCGAGCAGGGCGTCACCGACAAGACCCGGTACCACAAGCTGATCGAGCGCACCCAGTGGTGGGGGCGCAACATGATGATCTGGGGCGTGCACGTGCACGTCGGCGTGGATGACGTCGACAAGGTGCTGCCGATCGTCAACGCACTGGCGACGTACTTGCCGCACCTGCAGGCCCTGTCGGCGTCGAGCCCGTTCTGGGCCGGCGAGAGCACCGGGTACGCCTCCAACCGGGCGCTGGTGTTCCAGCAGCTGCCCACTGCGGGTCTCCCCTGGCCGCTGCAGAACTGGGCGGAGTACGAGTCCTACCTCGACGACATGGCCGCCACGGGCGTGATGGCGGATGCCACCGAGGTGCGCTGGGACGTGCGGCCGGCTCCCCGCTGGGGCACGGTCGAAGTGCGCGCCTGCGACGGCATGTCGACGCTGCCCGAGTTGGCGGCGGTGACCGCCCTGGTGCAGGTGCTCGTCGAGCATTTCTCGCGCGAACTCGACGCGGGACGCGAGCTTCCCATCCTGCAGCCCTGGTTCGTGCGCGAGAACAAGTGGCGCGCGGCGCGCTACGGCATGGACGCCCGCCTGATCGTCGACCGTGCGGGAACGCAGGTCCCCGTCGCCGAGCACCTGCGCGAGACGCTCGACCGGCTGGCGGACGTCGCCGTCGAACTCAAGTGCGCCCGCGAGTTGGCCGGAGTGGACGCCATTCTCAGCGGCGGTGCGAGCTACGCACGCCAGTTGACGGTGGCCGAGGCCGCCGGCGGCGACCTGCGCGAAGTCGTGCAGCACCTCATCCGCGAGTTCCGCAACGGCCCGACGCTGCGCGAGCACCTGCTGACTCTCGCGCGCTGA